One window of the Novosphingobium sp. KACC 22771 genome contains the following:
- a CDS encoding LLM class flavin-dependent oxidoreductase, protein MSAIEIVGLISPYRGSEASPEAPVYDASFVPEIARAYEAAGFDRVLVGQNARSADSLVNASFVAAATTRLKLMVAHRPGFIAPTMAARALATLDQLSHGRAGVHIITAFSDIETRCDGDYLTKDQRYHRSREYVGLLRQMWGAAQPFDHAGEYYRCDAAFTEVHPVNGSIPVFWAGTSELGLRYGAELADVYALGPGSVAQVGELVARVKAEAARHGRAPRFSMSMRLVVADSDEAAWDRATGLLRAVEEKQARLGLLGRDLGAAAADTAQKAAQAEADGADPHLWAGLTKATQGRLQVTCLVGSPDTLVEALMAYWRVGIDNFLITGFDWIADTARIGAEIAPTLRRRTTLEKRGA, encoded by the coding sequence GTGAGTGCGATTGAGATTGTCGGCCTGATTTCGCCCTATCGCGGATCAGAAGCCAGCCCGGAAGCGCCGGTCTATGACGCAAGCTTTGTCCCGGAAATCGCGCGTGCCTATGAGGCCGCCGGGTTTGACCGGGTGCTGGTGGGCCAGAATGCGCGTTCCGCCGACAGTCTGGTCAATGCCAGCTTTGTTGCGGCGGCTACCACGCGCCTCAAGCTGATGGTGGCGCATCGCCCCGGCTTTATCGCCCCCACCATGGCCGCCCGCGCACTGGCCACGCTGGATCAATTGAGCCATGGCCGGGCGGGCGTCCACATCATCACCGCCTTTTCCGACATCGAGACGCGCTGCGATGGCGATTATCTGACCAAGGATCAGCGCTATCATCGCAGCCGCGAATATGTCGGCCTGCTGCGCCAGATGTGGGGCGCGGCGCAGCCGTTTGACCATGCGGGCGAGTATTACCGCTGCGATGCCGCCTTTACCGAGGTGCATCCGGTCAACGGCTCAATCCCCGTCTTCTGGGCGGGAACATCGGAATTGGGCCTGCGCTATGGCGCGGAACTGGCCGATGTCTATGCGCTGGGTCCGGGCAGCGTGGCGCAAGTGGGCGAGTTGGTGGCCCGCGTCAAGGCCGAGGCGGCCAGGCATGGGCGCGCTCCGCGCTTTTCCATGTCGATGCGGCTGGTCGTGGCCGACAGTGACGAGGCCGCATGGGACCGGGCGACGGGCCTGCTGCGCGCGGTGGAGGAGAAACAGGCAAGGCTGGGCCTGCTGGGCCGGGATCTGGGCGCGGCGGCGGCGGATACCGCGCAAAAGGCCGCCCAGGCCGAGGCCGATGGCGCCGATCCGCATCTGTGGGCCGGGCTGACCAAGGCAACGCAGGGGCGGCTTCAGGTGACCTGTCTTGTCGGCTCGCCCGACACGCTGGTTGAGGCGCTGATGGCCTATTGGCGCGTGGGGATCGACAATTTCCTCATCACCGGCTTTGACTGGATCGCCGATACGGCGCGGATTGGAGCGGAGATCGCCCCAACCCTGCGCCGCCGGACGACATTGGAGAAGCGGGGGGCTTAA
- a CDS encoding MFS transporter, whose product MAPADNNNPAPDRPANVWAIRFGSTLVPVAHAAAQNVVTVLGLRFMTDSLAISAGTAGLIFALVKIYDGFLDPAVGALSDRARTRWGRRLPFLLAGGIAMPLGVMMLFGAPDFGSVLLAQIFVTLALIIHASGYTLLTIPGFAMVVESSSDHHERTRLMAWRVYGNAIGTLIGTTVPGLILSRMGAGRGAHLAMATVIGALVLIATLAAVRLLARAPRTAPPANPRPFNLATQARLAWANVPFRILAITHVFLLFGTAIGSAAMAYFSRYVLQAGDGWISGYFLFSTVGMVASIPAWVRFTAIIGKKAGYMGAMTLYGLVNLTWLLAAPGDPAWLTTVRALGTGLAGGGTILCAYAMLSDAVRYDYLCSGERREGVFAGFTTLLDKLSSAAALAAMGAFLSAMGYVSSAMGGPVAQSANAIRAVAMCVGLVPALAMLGGVMAVSRYRLDPASLEEKFEGAGA is encoded by the coding sequence ATGGCACCGGCCGATAATAACAATCCCGCCCCCGACAGGCCCGCAAACGTCTGGGCGATACGCTTTGGCTCAACGCTGGTGCCGGTGGCCCATGCCGCCGCACAGAATGTCGTCACGGTGCTGGGCCTGCGTTTCATGACCGACAGCCTCGCCATTTCGGCGGGCACGGCGGGACTGATCTTTGCGCTGGTCAAGATCTATGACGGCTTCCTGGATCCGGCGGTGGGCGCTCTGTCCGACCGGGCGCGCACACGCTGGGGTCGGCGCCTGCCCTTTCTGCTGGCAGGGGGGATAGCGATGCCGCTGGGCGTGATGATGCTGTTTGGCGCGCCCGATTTCGGCTCGGTGCTGCTGGCACAGATCTTTGTCACGCTGGCCCTGATCATCCATGCCAGCGGCTATACGCTGCTCACCATCCCCGGCTTTGCCATGGTGGTGGAAAGCTCGTCCGATCATCATGAGCGGACAAGGCTGATGGCATGGCGCGTTTACGGCAATGCCATCGGCACGCTGATCGGCACCACGGTTCCGGGGTTGATTCTGTCGCGCATGGGCGCAGGGCGCGGGGCGCATCTGGCCATGGCGACGGTGATCGGGGCGCTGGTGCTGATTGCCACGCTGGCGGCGGTGCGTCTGCTGGCCCGCGCTCCGCGCACCGCTCCGCCGGCGAATCCCCGCCCGTTCAATCTTGCCACTCAGGCGCGTCTGGCATGGGCCAATGTGCCTTTCCGCATTCTGGCCATTACCCATGTCTTCCTGCTGTTCGGCACCGCCATCGGCAGCGCGGCCATGGCCTATTTCAGCCGCTATGTGTTGCAGGCGGGCGATGGCTGGATCTCGGGCTATTTCCTGTTTTCGACCGTGGGCATGGTCGCGTCGATCCCGGCATGGGTGCGCTTTACCGCCATCATCGGCAAGAAGGCGGGCTATATGGGCGCGATGACGCTTTACGGGCTGGTCAATCTGACCTGGCTGCTGGCCGCGCCGGGCGATCCGGCATGGCTGACCACAGTGCGCGCGCTGGGCACGGGCCTTGCGGGCGGGGGCACGATCCTTTGCGCCTATGCGATGCTTTCCGATGCGGTGCGCTATGACTATCTGTGCAGCGGCGAGCGGCGCGAGGGCGTGTTTGCCGGTTTCACCACCTTGCTGGACAAGCTTTCCTCGGCTGCCGCGCTGGCGGCGATGGGGGCGTTCCTCTCGGCCATGGGCTATGTCTCGTCGGCGATGGGCGGGCCTGTGGCACAGAGCGCGAATGCGATCCGGGCCGTGGCCATGTGCGTGGGGCTGGTGCCTGCGCTGGCGATGCTGGGCGGGGTTATGGCGGTGTCGCGCTACCGGCTCGATCCGGCCAGCCTCGAGGAAAAGTTCGAAGGAGCAGGCGCGTGA
- a CDS encoding alpha/beta fold hydrolase, which translates to MSKIVKWAGSALLVLLVLFVATLALMRAGLFNPSYDDVKARWADAPSKFVKVGDVTLHVRDEGQGPVVLMLHSSMSNLRIWDAWADRLKTHYRVIRLDWPPYGLSKDPNPSMGLAGVMKLIEAFVEQEHLDKFAIVGSSSGATLSVLYTAAHPEKVTALALSTLPLEAPPTTHVSAIETGTIWLHENVVPNYYPKFYYRWMLSSLYGVPARLKPETVDWYYDTNNLPGGFARVRAYYQANKKSLWKKGAGSEAAQVKVPILLQWGDRDIVLPTYLADKAVKQFANAQVTMIHYPDVGHYPMLELPDETGRDLDGFLARVTPRQP; encoded by the coding sequence ATGTCCAAGATCGTGAAGTGGGCCGGATCGGCCCTGCTGGTGCTGCTTGTGCTGTTTGTTGCGACTCTCGCGCTGATGCGGGCCGGCCTGTTCAACCCATCCTATGATGATGTGAAGGCGCGCTGGGCCGATGCCCCGTCGAAATTCGTCAAGGTGGGCGATGTGACCCTGCATGTGCGCGATGAAGGGCAAGGCCCGGTGGTGCTGATGCTCCACTCCTCCATGTCGAACCTGCGGATCTGGGATGCATGGGCCGATCGGCTGAAAACCCATTACCGGGTGATCCGCCTCGATTGGCCGCCCTATGGCCTCAGCAAGGATCCCAATCCCTCCATGGGTCTGGCGGGCGTGATGAAGCTGATTGAGGCCTTTGTCGAACAGGAGCATCTCGACAAATTCGCCATTGTGGGATCGTCGAGCGGAGCCACGCTCTCAGTGCTTTATACCGCCGCTCATCCCGAAAAAGTGACCGCGCTGGCGCTTTCGACCCTGCCGCTTGAAGCCCCGCCGACCACCCATGTCTCGGCGATCGAAACCGGCACGATCTGGCTGCATGAAAATGTCGTGCCCAATTACTACCCCAAGTTCTACTATCGCTGGATGCTCAGCTCGCTCTACGGCGTCCCGGCCCGGCTGAAGCCTGAAACGGTGGATTGGTATTACGACACCAACAATCTGCCCGGCGGCTTTGCCCGCGTGCGCGCCTATTATCAGGCCAACAAGAAATCGCTGTGGAAGAAGGGCGCGGGCAGCGAGGCCGCACAGGTCAAGGTGCCGATCCTGCTGCAATGGGGCGACCGCGACATCGTGCTGCCCACCTATCTGGCGGACAAGGCGGTCAAGCAATTCGCCAACGCGCAGGTCACGATGATCCATTACCCCGATGTCGGCCATTACCCGATGCTTGAACTGCCCGATGAAACGGGCCGCGATCTGGATGGCTTCCTTGCACGGGTTACGCCGCGCCAGCCCTGA